A stretch of the Manis pentadactyla isolate mManPen7 chromosome 16, mManPen7.hap1, whole genome shotgun sequence genome encodes the following:
- the MUCL3 gene encoding mucin-like protein 3, producing MRTSHNETRSPKSSGVEEHKTDSNHITVLASDKTPRTITGHTEKIAPAVEKTTQTPSNSTKQRPKTTSANCKTTRAKVNTLNPGEKSISADEKTTRSTVKPPERRTVRSTANIGRTQEKDNRKNITFNSTPSTSHQTVTPSRKSVNTENDTRSPKMTTFAQKKTARVSTKSTRVEQETTSAFEKTTPFPGKLTEHKDKTTWANETTRAPAKSTKCTKIGEKATSATEIIKPAENPGKNTAATETVTPLVKVTRDKSITTISPRPNKTKLTHQVLTGYLKFTSTLETSGNKSHPNHNKGDSQGGLHAAEVRENPFPAWAIVVVVLLAVILFLVFLGLIFLIFYLMKTCRALIQNTDPEENYPENEGGPNSYPVYLMEQQNLSMGQIPSPR from the exons ATGAGGACATCACACAATGAGACAAGAAGCCCAAAAAGTTCAGGAGTTGAAGAACATAAAACAGATAGTAATCACATAACTGTACTTGCCTCGGACAAGACTCCGAGAACGATTACAGGACACACAGAAAAGATTGCACCAGCCGTTGAAAAGACAACACAAACACCATCAAACTCTACAAAACAAAGACCAAAGACCACATCAGCAAATTGTAAGACCACAAGAGCCAAAGTAAACACTCTGAATCCTGGAGAAAAGTCCATATCAGCAGATGAAAAGACGACAAGGTCCACGGTAAAGCCCCCAGAACGTAGAACAGTAAGAAGCACAGCTAATATTGGAAGAACTCAGGAAAAGGACAACAGAAAAAACATTACTTTCAATAGTACACCCTCCACCTCACACCAGACCGTAACTCCTTCCCGCAAGTCAGTCAATACAGAGAATGATACAAGAAGCCCCAAAATGACGACATTTGCTCAAAAGAAGACCGCAAGAGTCTCAACAAAGTCCACACGGGTTGAACAAGAGACCACCTCAGCCTTTGAAAAGACTACGCCATTCCCAGGGAAGCTGACGGAACATAAGGACAAGACCACGTGGGCAAATGAGACCACAAGAGCCCCAGCAAAGTCTACAAAGTGTACAAAAATTGGAGAAAAGGCCACGTCAGCCACTGAGATCATAAAGCCTGCAGAAAATCCAGGAAAAAACACAGCAGCCACAGAGACTGTGACACCTCTAGTCAAGGTCACGAGAGACAAATCTATCACTACCATCTCTCCTCGTCCAAACAAAACCAAGTTGACCCATCAGGTGCTCACTGGTTATCTTAAATTCACCTCCACGCTGGAAACCTCTGGCAACAAAAGCCATCCAAACCACAACAAAGGCGACTCACAAGGAGGTCTCCATGCTGCAGAGGTCAGAGAGAATCCATTCCCTGCATGGGCCATAGTTGTTGTGGTCCTATTGGCTGTGATTCTCTTCCTGGTGTTCCTTGGCCTGATCTTCTTG ATTTTCTACCTAATGAAAACATGCCGTGCACTCATCCAGAACACAGATCCAGAGGAGAACTACCCAGAGAATGAAGGGGGCCCCAATTCCTACCCAGTGTACCTGATGGAGCAGCAGAATCTCAGCATGGGCCAGATCCCTTCGCCACgatga